From Pseudomonas fluorescens:
CCTTCATTGCTCAGGAGCACGGGCAGGGAGCGGGCGTGGGCAACCTGTATGCCTCGGTGTACCTGTGGTCGGACCCGTTGCAGGCCGCCGATTTTCTGCTGGGCGAACGCTTTCAAAAAGTGCTCGACAGCTTTGGTCGACCGCACATTGAAAGCTGGCTGCCGCTGGACGTGCAGCGCGGGCCGGCGCAGGGCGCCTTGAGCCTGTATCGAGAGGAGTGGGCGCTGGAACCGGGCGCAGACCGGGCCGCGAGGCTGGCCGAGGAGAAAGTGCGCAACCGGCAGGTGGCGGACCGCCGCGATACGTTCGCGGTGCTCCTGGCCTTGGATGTGCAGGCCTGGCGCCTGGTGCGC
This genomic window contains:
- a CDS encoding DUF4865 family protein, producing the protein MFAKQYSHRLPADYDMGVIRQRATQLGPLWDGTEGLIFKAFIAQEHGQGAGVGNLYASVYLWSDPLQAADFLLGERFQKVLDSFGRPHIESWLPLDVQRGPAQGALSLYREEWALEPGADRAARLAEEKVRNRQVADRRDTFAVLLALDVQAWRLVRITVSAQPVAAERPGTGYQVLYLAQGVASQG